In Cyprinus carpio isolate SPL01 chromosome B7, ASM1834038v1, whole genome shotgun sequence, a genomic segment contains:
- the LOC109093915 gene encoding dr1-associated corepressor-like — MPSKKKKYNARFPPARIKKIMQTDEEIGKVAAAVPVIISRALELFLDSLLTKACHVTQSRNAKTMTASHLKQCIELEQQFDFLKDLVAAVPDMQGEGEENHVEGEKIPRRGRKPGSGRKNGGAGAKGKDKKLSGTESEQEDDSEDSETDGEEDEDASHTSTNTQPAAFFHSAGAARGSPQASLMALLPAASVPLRTQQQDQDQDEEDYDS, encoded by the exons ATGCCGAGCAAAAAGAAGAAATACAACGCCAGGTTCCCTCCG GCCAGGATTAAGAAGATCATGCAGACGGATGAAGAAATCGGCAAAGTCGCCGCCGCAGTCCCTGTCATCATCT CTCGTGCTCTGGAGCTGTTCCTGGACTCTCTCCTGACCAAAGCGTGTCACGTCACACAGTCACGCAACGCCAAAACCATGACCGCCTCACACCT gaAGCAGTGCATCGAGCTGGAGCAGCAGTTTGACTTCCTCAAGGATCTGGTGGCAGCGGTGCCTGACATGCAGGGCGAGGGAGAGGAAAACCACGTGGAGGGAGAGAAGATCCCGCGCAG aggtcGCAAGCCGGGCTCAGGACGTAAGAACGGCGGTGCTGGAGCCAAAGGCAAAGACAAGAAACTCTCAGGCACCGAATCGGAGCAAGAG gaTGATTCAGAGGACAGTGAGACCGACGGAGAGGAGGACGAGGACGCGTCTCAcaccagcacaaacacacagcctGCAGCTTTCTTCCACAG tgcGGGCGCGGCGCGGGGCTCTCCGCAGGCGTCTCTGATGGCTCTGCTCCCGGCCGCTTCTGTCCCGCTCCGGACCCAGCAGCAGGACCAGGACCAGGACGAGGAGGACTACGACTCCTAG